The sequence CAAAATGTTCAGGCATGGAGAAAGTAAGTTGCGGCTTACCTAGCACCTCCTCTACGCTATAGGATGGCAAAGAGTCATGAATGAGTGATAGGTCATCAACTTCAATAACCAACTGTTTGTTGGGGTATAACACACGCGTGATATTGGCTTGACCACCGAGCATTGTTACAAGATCGCTAACTGAGAACATGTTGGCTTATCACCTTAATACTGAGAATTCTTTTTTGGGAACGTTTGCAATATTAGTTATAAAACAGGACTGATACAAGCGCATTCAAGATGAGTGACTCGTTTTGTGACCTGAAACACGTCTCGCCTCCGCCTAGTATTAATGCGAATCTCAGAACTTAGAGGCGATTAGAACGGTTGGTGAAGAGGCGAAACTAGCAGGTTTCGCGGTCGATAGTTTGGAAGGTAAGGACAATCTTACTCATGCTCGCTGGCTCGCCACTAAGCAAATCCATCAGTAGCTTCGCGGCACTTTCACCTGCTTTATCAAAAGGATAGTTAAACGTAGAAATACTTGGTGACGACACAGAGCCAAGCTCATCATTACCTACTCCTAGTACTTTGATATCCAATCCCGCAGTCAAACCGAGTTCTTGAATCGCCTTTACCGCACCAATCGCAATTCGGTCGGTTGCACAAAACAAGCCATCCAAATTAGCATGCTCTGCCAATAGCTGTTTCGCTTGCAGGTAGCCCGACTCAATCGTAAATTCGCCGCGGCTATGAAATAGTGGCTCACCTTTGCGCTTAAATTGCAGCGCCTGCTCAAGACCTTGATAACGAAGTTTGTCTACCGCAATATCTGAACTAGCCACCCCAATAAAGCCAATATTTCTACAACCATTTGATAATAAACGATTCCCAGCTTCAAATCCTACTCTAAAATCATCATGAACGATGCTTGGAATGTTAAACAGTGAGCCATCCTGCCCCACCAGCACCACAGGTGCAGCGGATTGCAAAATCACCTCAACCAATTCTTCGTCTAAGTGTGTTGCATACAGAATAATGCCCTCGACGCGCTTTTGGTTAAATAGGCGAATGAACTCAATTTCTTTTTGAAAAGATTGCTGCGTACTGGCAAGCAATACCTGTTTACCTGCATTGTCAAACACACGACTTAACCCGTCGACCCCTTGTGAGGTGGCGCTTGACGCAACCCTTGGCACAATCACACCAATAAGGTTGGTCTTTTGTGACTTAAGCTCTTTCGCCACTAGGTTTGTTTGATACCCCAGTTCATCAATGGCCTTCTGAACCTTATCCTTCGTTGCTTGCTTTACCCCATACTCGTTATTCACAACTCGAGATACAGTAGATTTGGAAACGCCAGCGAGTTTGGCGACATCATGTAAGCTTGCCATGGGGTAAATGTCCGATATTTATGGGAATGTTTGCAAAGAATACCATGAAAAACGAGGTTTGAATAAGCTTAGCTACCAATCAACAACTTGCTTATTACCCCATTTCGACCGAAATTCTTACAGAGCGCACACTCTTATCGAGCCTTATATGACAAGAGATGATCGCAATCACATTGTGGCACTTTATCTTTTGACACTTATTCGAACATGCTTATGATTCGATCTTGCAAACGTTCCCAAAAATGAATTCAACACACTTTATTGAGAACAACATTAGATAATAACGCACAAAATGTAACCGGAGCTCGTTATGAACTATCCAGTCATAGCCAAACAACTACTCGCGCTGCTTGGGGGAAAGGACAACCTCTCTGCCTTGGCACATTGCGCTACTCGCTTACGCCTCGCTGTAAAAGATGAATCGCTGATCCAAGAAAAAGCAATCGACGATCTAGAAGGCGTGAAAGGACAATTCAAAGTCGCTGGTCAGTATCAGATCATTTTCGGCTCTGGGATCGTTAACCAAGTTTACGCTGAACTCGCTAAACTGACTGGCATGTCCGAAATGTCAACCAAAGACGTAGCCTCCGCGGGTGCTCAAAAGCAAAACTGGCTGCAACGTGCAGTAAAAGGCTTATCAGACATTTTTGTACCTATCATCCCTGCTATTGTTGCCGGTGGTCTATTGATGGGTATCTTCAACTTGCTGACCGCACCAGGCCTGTTTATTGAAGGACAATCGCTGATTGATGCGAATCCAGGTCTTGCCGATCTGGCCAGCATGATTAACACCTTTGCGAACGCACCATTTGTTTACTTACCTGTTCTGCTCGCATTCTCAGCTTCGAAGAAATTTGGCGGTAACCCTTTCCTTGGCGCAGCCCTTGGTATGTTGATGGTTCACCCTGATCTATTGAACGGCTGGGGCTTTGGTGGCGCAGCAGTATCAGGTACGATCCCAACTTGGAACATCTTAGGCTTTGAAATCCAAAAAGTCGGTTACCAAGGCTCTGTGTTACCTGTACTGGTATCGGCGTT is a genomic window of Vibrio sp. CB1-14 containing:
- a CDS encoding LacI family DNA-binding transcriptional regulator; its protein translation is MASLHDVAKLAGVSKSTVSRVVNNEYGVKQATKDKVQKAIDELGYQTNLVAKELKSQKTNLIGVIVPRVASSATSQGVDGLSRVFDNAGKQVLLASTQQSFQKEIEFIRLFNQKRVEGIILYATHLDEELVEVILQSAAPVVLVGQDGSLFNIPSIVHDDFRVGFEAGNRLLSNGCRNIGFIGVASSDIAVDKLRYQGLEQALQFKRKGEPLFHSRGEFTIESGYLQAKQLLAEHANLDGLFCATDRIAIGAVKAIQELGLTAGLDIKVLGVGNDELGSVSSPSISTFNYPFDKAGESAAKLLMDLLSGEPASMSKIVLTFQTIDRETC
- a CDS encoding sucrose-specific PTS transporter subunit IIBC; protein product: MNYPVIAKQLLALLGGKDNLSALAHCATRLRLAVKDESLIQEKAIDDLEGVKGQFKVAGQYQIIFGSGIVNQVYAELAKLTGMSEMSTKDVASAGAQKQNWLQRAVKGLSDIFVPIIPAIVAGGLLMGIFNLLTAPGLFIEGQSLIDANPGLADLASMINTFANAPFVYLPVLLAFSASKKFGGNPFLGAALGMLMVHPDLLNGWGFGGAAVSGTIPTWNILGFEIQKVGYQGSVLPVLVSAFILAKVENGLRKFIPSVLDNLLTPMLAIFITGFLTFTVVGPFARDIGFLLGDGLNWLYDSAGFVGGALFGFIYAPFVITGMHHSFIAIETQLLTDIAITGGTFIFPIAAMSNIAQGGAALAVGLTTKDIKLKGIAMPSGVTALLGITEPAMFGVNLKLRYPFIAAIIGAAISSAFITMFNVKAQALGAAGLPGIISIRPENIGYYVAGMAISFAIAFGLTIVLGMRSKQTASNQTEASA